A single Paenibacillus kribbensis DNA region contains:
- a CDS encoding FUSC family protein, producing the protein MALAFGARVLKTGIAVTLALFLSMLLNTHSPVGAAIAAIFAMQPSIYRSWRYFLDQLQTSTLGAIMALLGGMVFSNEPIAVGLVCVLVLMICLKLNMADTVGLTLVTVVSVMEASDDWKFAVTRFVLTLIGIVSAFVINIAVFPPKPKRQFINQIQSVFNSMSLLLRTAISDEIKESVFREEKGNLEGAIKSLSDKYHLFEEEQKKLKRSRFSQTRQMVVYKQMLESLHKGYEVLDAVERHYFQSLRPEGTDAFFDGHLEQLIRFHEHALLKFENKLKPNEDESEMFQQANSEFMKHAITRFDHCQEGMLRLSIVAAAMYDYGHQLERLSRLADHIHPVEESR; encoded by the coding sequence ATGGCTTTGGCTTTTGGAGCACGGGTGTTAAAAACGGGAATCGCGGTGACGCTCGCCCTTTTTCTGAGCATGCTTTTGAACACCCATTCGCCTGTGGGGGCAGCGATAGCCGCTATTTTTGCCATGCAGCCGTCAATATACAGGTCGTGGCGTTATTTTCTGGATCAACTCCAAACAAGCACACTAGGTGCAATTATGGCGCTGCTGGGCGGAATGGTATTTTCGAATGAGCCGATTGCGGTCGGGTTGGTATGCGTGCTGGTCCTTATGATATGTCTAAAATTAAATATGGCGGATACGGTAGGACTCACACTGGTTACCGTTGTTTCGGTCATGGAAGCTTCGGACGACTGGAAATTTGCTGTAACCCGTTTTGTGCTTACTTTAATCGGGATTGTTTCTGCATTTGTCATTAATATTGCTGTGTTTCCACCGAAACCGAAAAGACAGTTTATCAATCAAATTCAAAGTGTATTTAACAGTATGTCCTTGCTGCTGCGGACTGCCATTTCCGATGAAATCAAAGAGTCTGTCTTTAGAGAGGAAAAAGGGAATCTGGAGGGGGCTATTAAATCGCTGTCGGATAAATATCATTTGTTCGAGGAAGAGCAGAAGAAGCTCAAACGCTCCCGATTCAGTCAGACGAGACAGATGGTAGTATACAAGCAAATGCTCGAAAGCTTGCACAAAGGGTACGAAGTGCTGGATGCGGTGGAAAGGCATTATTTTCAGTCTTTACGACCAGAGGGTACGGATGCGTTTTTTGATGGTCACCTGGAGCAGCTAATCCGGTTTCATGAGCATGCGCTGCTGAAATTTGAAAACAAGCTCAAACCGAACGAGGACGAGAGTGAGATGTTCCAGCAGGCGAACAGTGAATTTATGAAGCATGCGATTACGCGTTTTGACCATTGCCAGGAGGGTATGCTGCGTCTCTCCATTGTGGCTGCGGCCATGTACGACTATGGTCACCAGCTGGAGCGGTTAAGCAGACTGGCCGATCATATTCATCCTGTGGAAGAGAGCAGATAG